A single region of the Pontibacter kalidii genome encodes:
- a CDS encoding glycosyltransferase family 9 protein: protein MNKILIIQTAFLGDVVLATALVEKLHTFYPEAQLDFLLRKGNEGLLKDHPLLRQVLVWNKQEGKYKSLMRLLSHIRAEKYDLVVNVQRFGATGLLTALSGARETVGFEKNPFSRLFTRRYVHDVRSGTHEVERNNMLIQSITNAIPAKPKLYPSQVDFAKVEQLKQEPFICMAPTSVWFTKQYPQEQWVQLINSLDPKYKVYLLGSPADKQHCEEIIGQSINQRVENLCGQLNLLQSAALMRDAVLNYVNDSGPMHLASALNAPTCAIYCSTVPRFGFGPLADFAEVVEREEPLYCRPCGLHGYKACPQGHFKCAREIRNEQLLEVLRVREFRS, encoded by the coding sequence ATGAATAAAATACTCATCATACAAACGGCTTTCCTGGGAGACGTGGTGCTGGCCACGGCGCTGGTGGAGAAGCTGCATACGTTTTACCCGGAGGCGCAACTTGATTTCCTGCTGCGTAAAGGCAACGAGGGACTGCTGAAGGATCACCCGCTGCTGCGCCAGGTGCTGGTCTGGAACAAGCAGGAAGGCAAGTATAAAAGCCTGATGCGACTGCTCTCGCATATCCGTGCCGAGAAGTATGATCTGGTCGTAAACGTGCAGCGCTTCGGCGCCACCGGCTTGCTGACCGCTTTATCTGGTGCCAGGGAAACGGTGGGATTTGAGAAGAACCCGTTCTCGCGCCTGTTCACCCGCCGCTACGTGCACGATGTGCGGTCGGGTACGCATGAGGTGGAGCGCAATAACATGCTCATCCAAAGTATAACCAACGCCATCCCGGCCAAGCCGAAGCTGTACCCGAGCCAGGTTGATTTTGCCAAGGTAGAGCAGCTGAAGCAGGAGCCGTTCATCTGCATGGCCCCCACCTCGGTGTGGTTTACGAAGCAGTACCCGCAGGAGCAGTGGGTGCAGCTCATCAACAGCCTCGACCCAAAGTATAAAGTATACCTGCTCGGTTCGCCTGCCGACAAGCAGCACTGCGAGGAGATCATCGGCCAAAGTATAAACCAGCGTGTGGAGAACCTCTGCGGACAGCTGAACCTGCTGCAGTCGGCGGCCCTGATGCGCGACGCGGTGCTGAACTACGTGAACGATTCCGGCCCGATGCACCTGGCCTCCGCCCTGAACGCGCCTACCTGCGCCATCTACTGCTCCACGGTGCCGCGCTTCGGCTTTGGGCCGCTGGCCGATTTTGCCGAGGTGGTGGAGCGGGAAGAGCCACTCTACTGCCGCCCCTGCGGCCTGCACGGCTACAAGGCCTGCCCGCAAGGCCATTTTAAGTGCGCCCGCGAGATCCGGAATGAGCAGCTGCTGGAGGTGTTGAGAGTTAGAGAGTTTAGGAGTTAG
- a CDS encoding aminopeptidase P N-terminal domain-containing protein yields MKYEPIGQELFINHRHNFVKQLKPSSIAIFHSNDVMPTNADGTMPFRQNSDLFYLSGVDQEESILLLFPDSKDERMQEILFIRETNDHILTWEGYKLTKEQARETSGIPTVYWTHQFEQVLHTLIYEAEHLYLNTNEHLRAVVEVETRDARFIKKVKEQFPLHKYERSAPIMHQLRAIKSVREVELIQQACNITDKAFRRLLGFIKPGVMEYEIEAEIYHEFLRNRSRGPAYEPIIASGENACILHYTDNSRECNDGDLVLMDFGAEYANYAADLTRTVPVNGRFTKRQREVYEAVLTVMKTAMHMLVPGNTLDQYHKFVGTVMENELIKLGLLNESDVRNQDPERPLYKKYFMHGTSHHLGLDVHDVANKFRPFQEGMVFTCEPGIYIREEGIGIRLENDILVTHNGPKDLMQHIPLEAEDIERLMRGGAQD; encoded by the coding sequence ATGAAATACGAGCCAATCGGGCAGGAGCTGTTTATCAATCACCGCCACAACTTCGTCAAGCAGCTCAAGCCTTCGTCCATCGCCATATTTCACTCCAACGATGTAATGCCCACCAACGCCGACGGCACCATGCCCTTCCGGCAGAACAGCGACCTGTTTTACCTCTCAGGCGTGGACCAGGAGGAAAGTATACTTTTGCTCTTCCCCGATAGCAAGGACGAGCGCATGCAGGAGATCCTGTTCATCCGCGAAACCAACGACCATATCCTCACCTGGGAAGGATATAAGCTGACCAAGGAGCAGGCGCGGGAGACATCGGGTATCCCGACCGTTTACTGGACGCACCAGTTCGAGCAGGTGCTGCACACGCTTATCTACGAGGCCGAACACCTGTATCTGAACACCAACGAGCACCTGCGCGCCGTGGTGGAAGTAGAGACCCGCGACGCCCGCTTCATCAAAAAAGTAAAGGAGCAGTTCCCGCTGCACAAGTATGAACGCAGCGCCCCCATTATGCATCAGCTTCGGGCTATAAAGTCAGTACGGGAGGTGGAGTTGATACAGCAGGCCTGCAACATTACCGACAAAGCTTTCCGCAGGCTGCTGGGCTTTATTAAGCCGGGTGTGATGGAATATGAGATCGAGGCGGAGATATACCACGAGTTCCTGCGCAACCGCTCCAGAGGGCCAGCCTACGAGCCAATAATTGCCTCCGGCGAGAACGCCTGCATCCTGCACTACACCGACAACAGCCGCGAGTGCAATGACGGCGACCTGGTGCTGATGGACTTCGGGGCGGAGTACGCCAACTATGCCGCCGACCTGACGCGCACCGTGCCGGTAAACGGCAGGTTCACCAAAAGGCAGCGCGAGGTATACGAGGCGGTGCTGACGGTGATGAAAACCGCCATGCACATGCTGGTGCCCGGCAACACCCTGGACCAATACCACAAGTTTGTAGGCACCGTGATGGAGAACGAGCTGATTAAGCTCGGGCTGCTGAACGAGAGCGACGTGCGCAACCAGGACCCGGAGAGGCCACTGTATAAGAAGTACTTCATGCACGGCACCTCGCACCACCTGGGGCTGGACGTGCACGATGTGGCCAATAAGTTTCGCCCCTTTCAGGAGGGTATGGTGTTTACCTGCGAGCCCGGCATCTACATCCGGGAGGAGGGAATAGGCATACGCCTGGAGAACGATATCCTGGTTACGCACAAC